A region of the Candidatus Rokuibacteriota bacterium genome:
GCCCAGTGGACGCCCGCAGCCGCTCGGTTCTCTTGTGCACGCCTCGCACCATGGAACGGAACTTCCAGGTTCGGAACCGCCGGCCATGCCTTCCCACCCGCTCCTGCAAGTAGAAGATGGGGTGGCCATCATCGAGCACAATCGCGACAGCAATGAGGAGCCAAAGCGGGACCGAAAAGACGAGGCCAACCGTGGCCATTGCAAGATCGAATGGCCGCTTGACACTTGGCTCTCTGCCCAATGCGAAGATCGATCTTATCGGCCCGCCAACCTCAGAAAAGCACAACCGCTCCTGCCAACAGATGGCGGATATCAGAAACGTGTGGACGATACGGGTTCGAGCATGTCGAACGGAACGAGGTCAGGGTGCTGAGCCCGCAGCCTAGCGAGAATGCGGGGTAGTTTTCCGCTTCCTTGCGGTCGATGTATTCGCCCTGGTTGGTCCTGTTGACCGCCGAACATCCGTGGCAAAATGACGCCTCAAGTTCCCCGGTCTGGCTGGCATGCCCTGGATTCGACACCACCCGGCGGATGGCTTGGTACGCTCCGTTGTTCCAGACCCCGCGCACCCCAGACTCGAATACATTGCCAAGAATGTGTTCTGTGCGGCGTTCCGTGTACTGCTCCCCGATGCGGTGGACACAACAAGGAATCACATCGCCGTTGTACTTGATCAGCATCAACACATAAGGCCAATAACACCGTGGAATCGGCCGCGTGACCTTCGGCCCGTGGATGACGTATTCCGACACCACCCGATCGGCCCAGTTGTCCTTGTACCCTTCATACGTGAAGAAGTCGTCTGCTCCAAGCTCTCGCGTCATGCACCGAACCGCTTGGACCTGGTGCCGGTTGTGGGGGAACGAGAGACATTGAATTTCGATCTTTGGATACCGCAGGTCGTGACGGTTGCGGTACTCGGCGAGGCGCCGGAGGTTGGAGAGCACCCAGTCCAGCCGACCGCCCACACGGGAAACCCCGTAGAGTTCCTGGGTCGCTCCATCGATGCAGATCGTCAGATGGGTGACCCCGCTTTCGGCAATGTGGGCGATGCGTTGATCAGAGAACGGGAAACTGAAGCTTGTGCTCAAATGGACGTTGACGCGTGCATCAAAGGCCAGCCGGCAAAAGCTATCGACCTCCGAATGGGCGTATGGGTCGCCCATATAGTACATCGAGATCGCCAGAGCCCGCTCGCGGGCCTCGTTCACAATGCCTTCAAACTGTCCGCGGCTCATGCGGCCTCTCAAACGTTGTTGGTCGAGCGGGCCGCCATCGCCGCGTGGCTTGGCATGCACACAGATGGTACAGGCCATATGACAGCGCGGCGAAATGTCTACTTTCAGGATTAGTGGGTACGACCGCAGGATTTCCCGCTTGGCGAGGAACTGAAAGCTCGCCGAGCCCATTTCCAGGGCCTTGCGGAGGGTCAGGTTCTCGTTCATCCACCCTTGCCGGCGCAGGTAGTCCACCACCAGCCATTTTCTCAACTTCGACAAATCCATCGGGTTTCTCATTCGATTCGGCCACGTGGCACATCATCCGAATGGCTCGGCAACGACGACAAGAACATAGTTTGCTACCTTGAACGACACCCGCCGGAACCCGCTCTGGCCAAGCATGCTTTCAATGCCGGCCCTCGTGTAGTTGAAAATCGGGCAGTCGCAAAACAGACCGTATCGAATGGCTCGATAGGGGCCTCGGGTCCAGGTCCAGCGCGGGAACGTTGCGACCAGGGCCCCTTGGCAGTGGCCGTGCATGCGCCTGGCAACGGTCGCGGCATCCGGAAGATAATCGAAGAGGCCGAGGGCCACCACCACGTCAAACCGTTCATCAACCTCGATGAGGCGGTAGTCTCCCTCCAACAGCTCGACCCGTGCGCCGAATCGTCGCAGGCGATCACGAGCCAGTTCCAGCATGGGGGCAGAAAAGTCGATTCCTACGTAGCGACTCGCCCCATGCTCCAGAATGTCCTCAGCGATACGTCCTGATCCACACCCCACGTCCAGAACGCTGGGTGCTTCAAACGAACGAACCAGATCGAGGGTTACCTGCTGCCGTTGCCACAGGCTCCGACGCAGTATGCGTTTCAGCCGCTTGCCATCGTACAGTTTGTCAAATGAGCCGGCGTATTCGCTGAAGTGACGGCGTATTCGGGCCGCCGAGGGGCTTGTCTGCGATGTCGCCGTCATACCTCGCTCAGGCTCCGTTCGGCCCTGGCGCCAAAGCGCTCGACGGCAAGCTCGCGAATGACTCGCACCTGCTCGCCCAACATCGCGTTCTCATCATAATGTTTCAATGCGAACCCCCGAGCCCGCTGCCCGATCCTTACGCGACGGACCGAATCATCAACAAGGTGCACCAAGGCACCGACAAAAGCGTCGATGTCGCCATATGGCGCAAGGAGCCCCGTTTCGCCGTGGGTGACCATTTCCCGATTACCGCGCACATCGGAAACCACGGGCGTCGCGCCACTCACCATCGCCTCCATGAGCGCTCGGGCAAGTCCCTCGTATTGCGACGCCTGGACATAGATATCTGTCAATGCGAGGAGCGTCGGCACGTCCGTCCGGTAGCCGAGAATTCGCAGGTTCGGGGTGTGGGGTTGGCGCACGAGCGTCTCACGAATAGAGTGACGCTCGTTTTCGATGGGCGCCAGGACGGCCAGGAAACAGGTATCTGCACGCAGTTCGGCCACACGATTTGCCATCTTGATGAACTGCACAGCGCCCTTTTCCCGGGTCGGTCGGACAATCGTGGTAATGACTGTCGCGCCCTCCGGGATCGAGAGTTCTTCCCGGACGCGATCAAGCGCGACTGGCGGTATGGTATCGCGCTGAAAGCGTCGCACCTCCACGCCGTTGCCGATGACTCGGATGCGGTGCGCGGGGGCAAGGCCAAACCGGACGGCGGCTTCTCGATCCTCTTTGTTTTGAGTAAAGAGGAAGTCCGTGTACCGCGAGCCCAGGCGCTCGCATGCGACATAGAACTGGCGCGCCAGTGGATTCTGGCCGGGATGGAAGCGGAACCCATGAGCGGTGTAGATCGACAACGGCACCCCAGCCCGGCGCGCAGCGACTCGGCCCAGAACCCCACCGATGAGGCTATGCGTGTGGAGAATGTCAATCCGCTCTTCCCGCAATACCCCGATGAGTCGACGCAGGCACCTCAAGTGGTTCATCAGATCCATGTTTCTCGTGAAGGGAACCTCAATATACCGGTGCCCGCGAGCGATGACGTCGCGATGGAATGATCCACGTGGTCCACAGCAGCAAACCTCGAAACCCGCCTGCATACACCACCGGACAAGGGGGAGCAGATGCATCCGGAAGCCATAATCAAGCCCACACAGCTGCATGAGCCGAATCCTGTCGGGGCTCTCGCCGTCATCGGTCTGATCATGCGCCCGAGTGCTGCTCAATTCCCGATTGCGGCGCGGTTAAGCTCGCGCCCCCGTCATCGCTGGCGATGCCCCGCGCGCCCTGCCCACACGTATTCGCTGCCGCACAATGTCCGGCCAGTGTTGTGGCCGGATCAGCAAGGACACGGACAGGAAACATTCCTGCGTGCAAAGACAATGGGTCGTCTGGATGTGACGCCGGATCTCATCAGCGCGTGCCGAGCACCACAGCTGGCCAACGTCGTAGTTGTAGTCCCGAACGTTACCGAAGGTGTCCTCGAGGAGCTCGCAAGGACGCACCTGCCCATCGGAATAGATCACCGCACCTAGGGACCCGGCGGCACACGCACCGCCGCCGCCCCCCTGTCCACGTACGGTATCGATGATGACCTTCCGACGCGTGGCATTCTTTGCCGTCAACCACGACGCGGTACGGTGGCCCGAGTGGCCTTGGAGATCCCGGTCGAGGATGCGTTGTTCGATAATGCGATGGGCACGCTCGTAGTTGCTGGGATCGACATCGGCAGCCTTTGGATCTCTAGGATGACCTCGGGTGAGATTGATCATCCATTCGCCTTGCGGATGCACCCGCCTAACGATCTCGGCAATCTCCGCAACCTCATCCTGATTGTAGCTGGAGATCGTCGTAATCACCCCTACGTCCAGATAGTTGTAGTGTTCCTTGAGTCGGTTGAGCGATGTTATGGTCTCGACGGCCGCATCAAATGCCCCTCGTTTCTCGCGAACGGTTTCATGCGTTGCCCGGGTGCCGTCGAGGGAGACATCCACGCGGAGCGGGATGTCTCGATTGAGGGTGAGCATTTGCTGCGTCCTGCGAACGACCACATCCGTTCGCCACCCGGAGGTAGGGATTTGATAGCGATGCAGATGCGTCTTGCGGGCAAGCATGTGGGCAATTTCCACAATGTCGGGGCGAGTGAAGGCCTCTCCACCGGTGAGACTCAAGAAGGCAATCCGGTCAATCGAATCCGCCAGTCGCTCGTATTCATCGAACGTCATCTGACTCGATTGCAGGTGTGTTTCCTTCCATTGCTCATTGAACCAGCAATGGCGGCACTGCATCCAGCAGGTGTCGGTGACGAACAGAATAAGATACGGCGGTGTCTTGAGCAGGCGCGCGAGGGTGTTGTTCAGCTTCGTATACACGACGTCTTTCACGTGCACCGCTCTTCCTCGAGGCGGGCAACGAGCCGCGCCCCGGTGGTGGGCATCACGCCTTCGTAGGCACACATGTAACGAAGCAGGCCCAGATTGGTCGCGTAACGGTATTCGCGGTCTTGCTCGTACAGCCGGTGGTGCCAGCGGTGACGGCCACCGCGGCGGCCGCCGTCACACCATCCACTCGCCCCCGGGGCCGTGCGTTGCGAGAACTCGTAAGAGTGAAACAGGTACACGATGGCCGTGCCTCGGCGACGCGCTTCCCACACCAGGAGGCGGAAGAACGTCTTCATGAGTCGAAGTCCAAACAGGTAGAGAACCCCGGACACGAACGGCAGGCCGATCGTGCTCAGCGGCACGACATGCAGCTGTGCATCCCCCCGATGAAACGGCGAGTCAATCGAGGGACGGTAGGGCTGTCTGGGCGCAAGAAGGCGATGCAGCGTCCCTCCTCGAAACCGGAGGGAATCAAGACGCTGTGGGCAGACGGAAAAGTCCGCCGCATACCCGTGGCGCACCAGGGCCGCCTGCGTGGTGGCGGAGGTCGTCATCCTCGGACCTCGAAAGCAACGCGGCCACTGGCCAGTGTTCTGGTAGAGCCGCAGCGTGGCTTCGCCAATGAGGCGCTCGGCCACCGTCGCCGGCATTTCTCCGAAATCCTCTCCGACGTCATGGGCAACTCCATGACAACCGACTTCATGGTCGGCTCGCAAGAGACTTCGGATCTCTTCGGAGAATTCGTCTCCGGCATCGGCCGTGGAGAACACCGTCAGCGGAATGCCCGACTCATCGCAGTCCCGGATGAGACGTTCTAGGGCCGCATGCTGTTGACGACGATCGTGGTCATAGGCAAGTTCGAGATCCATCGTAATCAGCAAGGGAATCTTGCCGTCGGATGCCCCGGCCGCTCGTCCGCAACGTCTGTTTTCACGGCTGCTGGCGTGCCGTCGCTCGCGCTCTTGCCGCCGTAAGGACAATACATGCCAAAGAAACCACGGCGCCGCGACGATATTGCGGAGCCACTTGTCACGCGGCTCGAGGCCGAAACGGAACAGCCACTCGAGTCGAAGCCTGCGCAGCAGCGGAAATGCCCTGGGCTTGCGTTGTGAAACGAAATCCAGAAGACCGCCGACCATCCACAACATCGGTACAGTGAGGGCCGTCCGCTGACGAATCGCGAACTGCTCCTGCAACGGGCAACCACGACCAACGAGGACGATACCGGCGCCGCTTCGATTGATGTCCGCGACGATCTCTGGTTCACGTGCGATATCGAAGTAGCCCGAGCGAAAGCCGGCAAGCCGAATACCCGGGAACATGGTTTGCACGCGCCAGGCCGCATCCCGCACCACCGTCTCCGTAGCCCCAAGCAGATAGATCGGCACCCTCGCCGTTACCGCTCGACGCATTAGCATTGGGAAGAGATCGGTCCCGTTGAGATCCGCGCGCCATCCCTTCCCCAGCAGGAAGGCACCGAATTTCATCCCGATACCATCGAGGATGAGATCGGCATGGTGTGTGAGGGCATTCAGGAGGCCAGGTGACCGAACGAAGTGGTAGTAGTTATTGACATTGACGTGGCAGATGATTGTCGGCGTCGACGACGGATGTTGTGCCCGGGTAATCATCCATTGCGCAACGGCATGAAACGTGTCGCTGATCATCGTAAGGCCGGCAAACTCGAAACGGTTCGGTATGCCTGCGACCTCTCGGCGTGGGGCCAGCCGTTGACCGGGGCTCGAGGCGGTTGTGCTCAAGAATGATCCGCCTCAAGCGCTTCGCGTCAGGCCGCGACCTTTCATCTCATCGTTTCTCCAGAAGGACATGGATGTAGTCGCACGTTCGCATTCGATCGATCGCCAGCTGGATCTCCGAGATGGAGGAATGAAGGGCGCGGTACTCCGCGGAGTCCGGCTCGAGTCGTCCGAGCGACACGAGCTGGTTGAGCAGCTCGAATGCGTCCATCCCGAAAAACCACTGCGCCCGCATGCGGAAGCCGAACTCCCGGCAGATGAACTCATGGGTGGCTTCGCTGTAGACGTGGGTGGAAGCCGGGGGATGGATGAACCGATAGAGGTTGTCGGGGTTCTTCTGGGCCAGCGCCATGCTGAGCGACTGCCAGTTCGGATTGAACATCAGGAAGAGACCGCCGGCTCTGAGGACGCGAGCCGCCAGCCCGATCTCCTCGGCTGGGCGGTCCACGTGCTCCAGGTACCCGATGGCCGACACCACGTCGTAGTGACCGGGCTCCACCACCCGGGCGTGCTCCTGGATCGGTTGGTCGAGGAGATCCACGCCCAGCACGTCACGCGCGAAAGCGCGACAGGTCGCCGAAACCTCGAGCCCGACCCCCTGCCAGCCGTGTTCGCTCACCAGGGACACCGTGTCCCCGATGCCCGCGCCGAGGTCCAGCCAGCGCCCCCGTGCCCCGCTCCACTGGCCCAGCACGAAGTCTACCTTGGGGCGCGCCACCTGTTCCCGCCGGTACCGGTACGTTTCGGGGTCCGCGTACGTGTCGCTGGTCGAGCCCTCGCGCCAGTAGGCGATGAGCGCCTCCGGGCTCAGGCGCCGCTGGAGGAACACGAGAGAGCAGCGCTCGCACCGGTAGTACGGATAGCCGAACACGTGGACATAGGGGTGAATGTCCTTGGCGTCGCACAGCGGGCAGGCGTCGAGCTCTCGGACCGCCCGGGGCCGGAAGTGTTCGGCCAGCGCCCGGATGCGCTCGATCGTCGCCCGAACGTCGGCCATCACCCGCGGCTTCAAGCGCGAATAGTCGATCGGCTTGCCGTACCGGACGGACTCGGGCGGGCCGTTCACGGGGCGAATGTCGGGTCTTCCTCGGCCAGCCCGAGCTGCAGCAGCTCGTCGCCGAACCGGCGCACGAACTCGAAATCGATCTTGAGCGCATCCGCGATCTCCAGGTACGACCGCTCGCCGTCCATCAGGATCTGGATCTGCTGCAGGGCCCGGGCCCCGGCGCGCTCCTTCTTCGGATCGATGTAGAGACCGTATCGCGACAGGTAGAGCGGTCCCCGGTACCTCCGCCGGAGCCGCCGGTCCGTCTCGAAGACCTGCACGAGTCGCTGGAGCACGGACAGCGTGTCCTCCATCTGCGCCCAGTTGCAGTGTTCGAGGTCGTCCGAGCTGTGATGGTAGGCAGGGAACTTGTCCCGACCGATGGTCACCACGGGGATCCTGAAATCCGGGCCATCGTAGAACATCTCGTCGTTGCCCCACAGGTCGCGGTAGGCGCGCTCGAACGACCCGGGGACATGATGGGCCATCACGTTCCGGGTGGCCTTGTCGAGGTACGTGTCGCCCAGGAAGGATCGCGAGAACCCCAGCGGCTGGTAGTTGGCCATCATGTCCAGCGAGATGCCGTACCGGAGGTGCTCGATGCCCTTCGCATGGGTCAGGTAGCCCGCAGCGGCGTGATACTCGGGACCGAAGATCACCCGGTAGGAGTAGCGCAGCCCCTCGCGGCGGCGCACGAGCCCGCGGAACAGCTCCATGGCGACGGCGATGCAGGCGACCCCGTCGTTCACCTGCCCCGGATGGCATGTGTGCGCGAACACGAACAGGGTGTTCTCATGCTGTCCGCGCGCCGAGGCGTGATGCACGGCCATCTCCCCCGGCTGGAACGTCGCACGCAGGACCACCCGGTATCGGGCCGGGCGGAGCCGTCGGTACCGGTTGTGCGGCAGACAGAACCCCCACTCCGTGAAGTCCCCCGGCCGGTACGTCCACCGGTTGTGGAACGGGATGTCGTCGGGCATCGCCTCGGAGCTGTGGAGGTGGGGCCGTAGCTCCTCGAGGTCGAGCACCCCCTCGAACGGGGCCGAGTAGAGGCAGACGTGCAGGGGGTTGTCCCGGTAGTCGAGGATGCGCTCCCCGTCGAGCGTTTCGACGTACGCTTCCTCCACCTCCCATCGAGGGGGGATGATCCAGGTGAGGCATTCGCTCCCGGACGGTACCCGCAGGATTTCGCCCCCGATCTCCTCCGCGATGATCTCGCAGGTGCGCGTGGCATCCCGGGACACGGCGACGCGGTTCAGTCTCCAGGTGGCCTCGATGAACCGCCGCATCCGGGCCAGCGCGTCAGCGGACGGGCGCATGGGCCTCGCCGGAGCTGACGAAGAACTCCCCGGTGATGAACGCGCGCCGCACGAGCGCGCGATCCGCCTGCAAGAGGGCATCCTGGAGCACGCAGCGCCGCACGGCCTCCTGCAGCATGTCCGCCCCGCTCGGCTTCGGATCGAAGTACCGCAGCGTCCACTCCGCGAGCTCGGCGCGCGGGTACTCTGGGGGGGCCGCGATCGTCGCCGGGAAATCCGGCTCGGTCAGCCGCGCGTAGCCCAGGCGCTCCATCTCGAACTCGCACAGCTCCTCGATGAACCGAAGCTCCGTCGGCGTCAGCACCGTCTTCCACCGGTCGGCGAATCTCCCGGTGATCTCCGTCGAGGTCCCGTAGGAGGAGTTCTGTGTCCACCGACCGCCCTTCCCGTCACTGAAGTGGCTCGGGTCGACCATCGAGGGCGTATACGCGACCCCGAGCGCCTCCGAGACGCGGCGCATTTCCCGTTCGGGCGAGGCGATGATGTCCTCATAGCGAAGCATCATGTAGTTGTCGGTCAGGTGGCGGTTCAGCAGATGATAGGCGTAGGTCTTTCGCCAGTGGCGAATCAGGAAGAGGATCGGGTACATGCCGCTGCCCCGGGCCTTCTTCGAGGCGATCGTCGCCCGCGGATCCCGGACGATGTGGAGGACCTTCGCGTCGGGGAACGCATTCACCAGCGGCCGGATGAACTCCTCGCACCAGGCGTCCTTGGTGCCGACATACAGGGTGTCCGGGCCGCCGTACGCGATGCGAACGATCTCCAGCAGCTGCCAGAAGACGTCCCGCAGGAGGCCGGGCCGCACCTCGGCGAGGTGGGGGATCACGGCGGGGGAGAAGAGGGCGCAGCGGGTGGCGACGCGAGTCGTCAGGTGAGCGAGGTCCTCGGCAGACACCTCGACGTCCATGGCTGACGCCTGGACGGCCGCCTGGGCCTCCTCGTGCGGATTGAAGAAGTTGTCGGGCAGCGGGGCGTCGCGCTCCCATTCCACGCCGTGCCGGGAGTAGATCTTGTTCCGCAGGAGCTTGAAGACGTCCAGGTAGGCGTCCGGGGCGATGGTCACGCGCGGATGCCCGTCCACGCACCGGGCCAGGAGCGACGTTCCCGAGCGAAACATGCCGGTGATGAACACGAGCTGCACTAGTCCCTCCCCGCCGCGACGTGGACCGATTCGGGGACCTCGAGCCAGAACCGGCGGTCATCCCGGGCGGCGAACTGCTCGAAGCTCCGGTAGAACGGATCGCTCGCGAGAGGATTCGGCGGATGCTCGACCCATTCCGCCATGTGCTGGAAGTTCCGGCTCTCACCCGCCTCGCGCTCGCGCGGGTCGAGACTCGCGCGGTTCGGCGGCACGATCCGACTCGGGATCGTGGTGCAGACCTCCCGCCAGAAGAGCGTCGCTTTGGCCATCTGGATCTGCTCGGGTGTGAGCCGCGGCAGCTGGCCGGTGCGTCGCAGCAGCTCCCGGTACTCGGCCACGCTGCTCGTGTCGTACGCGTACCCGAGATCCCGGTAGAACGACCGGCCCGCCTTGACGGTCGGGATCCCGAGGCAGCCATACTCGACCATTGCCGTGCCGCGAACCATCACCAGGCACCGGGCCTCCAGCGCCGCGCTCGCCGTGTGAAGATCCGGCGGCGCAACGAAGATATTCCGGCCACCGCACCTCCGGACCACCGTCGCGGTCAGGCCCTCTTCCCGGTACAGGCGGGCCGACGGATGCTCCTTGATGAGCCAGTTCACGTCCTCCACCTCGCGCGCCACCGCGAGCGTATCGACGAACCACTCGTAGAAGTCCCGGTAGATCATCCCGACATCGTTGCGTGGCGCGTCCGAGAAGATATGGGGCAGTACCACGACGAGGGCCTTGCCCGGATCCATCCCGACGCGGCCGAAGAGCTCGTCCCGGCTGTAGCGACGCTTGCCGGCATAGGCGGTCCGGGTCCCCGCCTGGGAGTCCATCACCTTGCCCGCCAGGCGGCGGCTCAAGTAATCGTCGGCGAATCGCTCGCACTCCTCACCCATGTGCTCGGCCAGCCCCGCGATCGTGGCCGGATCGGGCTGTCGGAAGTGCTCGCGCAGGTCTTCCACGCCCGCGTAGCGCCGGTAGTCGCGGATGACGGGCACGTTCCGCGCGCCCGCGACGCGGCAGAGCACGCCGAAGCGCACGTATGAGACATGGCTCATCAGCAGATAGCGGACATCCCGGCGCTGGAAGAGCCGCCGGGCCTTCACATACATCCCGTTGAAGGCCAGGAGCGCTCTCAACAGCGCCAGGCTTCTCCCGCGGACCGTGTAGGTCCCCGGCGTGTTGCGGAGCACCTCGTCGTAGATCAGGTCGCCCATGGGAATGCCGTCCACCGAGAACCGGAGGACATCATCGGCCGTGCGCAGCCGCGCGAGCTGCACCAGCGCCTGCGGCAGATAGCGCAGCAGCGCAAGGGGGCTGTAGTAGTGCAGGTGGACCCCGTCGAAGTCCCTCACGCCGAACGACTCGAACACGCGTCGGTACGGTTCGGCCCACCGGCTGTTCCGCGCCAGGAGCACCAGCGGCGCGAATCCGTACACGCTCGCCAGCGCCCTCGCCTTCACCATCGAGGCCATCATGTGGTGCGAGAAGCGATGCATGCCGTCGACCAACACATACCCCGACCGGCCGTCGCCCCACGCCTCCGCCCACCATCGCTGACGGCGGTTCGCCCGAATGAACGCCTCTTGCTGCGCGGAGGGAGGGGAATAGAGGAAGCGACGGGCGTTCCTGAGCACGGCGCGCAGCGCCGTCACGCCCTGTACACCTGCGAACACACCTCACTCCAGATCTCCATCCCGTCGACCAGGCCGGCGATCAGCTGCCGCTCGTCGGCCGAGTAGCGCGGCGCGTCCTGCAGCCCAGCGCGGAGCCCTCTCACGAGCCCGTCGTAGGCGTCGAGACAAGCCGGCCCCCGGAGCTGCACCGCTCTCATCGTGTCGAGGAGACGGGGCGTCAGGAGCATGCCGGGAAGCTCCGCCCGCAGGTCCACCAGGTAGTCGTGCGGGTTTCGGTGCTGCACCACGAGTGGCTGCCCCCAGCTGACCACGCCGTCGAGCGCGTCCACGAGAGCCTGCAGGAAGTACCCGCGCCAGATATCCTGATAGCGGCCAATCACCTGTCCGTAGAGCCGGCCGCCCATCAGCGGCAGGAACATGGCCGGCAGGAGATCACGGTGGATGGCGGTTGCCTGGCTGTTGATCGGGCAGAGCATGCCCGGAGCCAGCGTGACCTGTTGGCCGAGGCGGTCGTCAAATCCCGTCGTGCGGACACCTCCCTCCAGGTGCGCGGTGGCGTCGACGTCGGGGGTCTCGAGCCACAAGCCCGCCGCGACGACGTGCCGCCCACGGCGTACGCCGATCGTCCACCGCTCGTCCTGCCAGCGCCGGTCGACCGGGAAGCCGCGCGGGTAGAAGCGACGCTCCGCGCGCAGCAGGGCACAGACGTTGACGAACCCCGTGGCGGAACTCACCGCCCTGAGCGTCACCTCGCTCCCCACCGTAGCCAGCGCCCCGAAAAAATCGTCCTCATCGGTCGCGTAGTTGTCGTCATCGATGTCCACGAAGACCGAGTGGCCCGCGAGGTAGGCCCAGAGGTACCCCAGGTTCTTGCGTTCGTACGAGTCGTATGGCAGCAGCTCGAGCAGGCGCGGGAACTTGCCGAGCTCCCTCTCCTGTCGCTCGCAGTCGAGGAACGTGACCTCGAAGTCCGGGCCGGACACCTTCCGGCAATACTCCTCGGCCTCCGGCGGCGTCTTGCGGTCGCCGATGACCACGCAGCTGATCCGGCGATGGCCGAAGCGCGTCGCGTTCCTGCGGTAGGACTCGAGGACGGTCGGGACGGCGATGGTCGTCAGGATGAGGCACACGCTCATCGGCGGTCACCGTTGGCCTCCAGCGCGCGGCGGAGGCGCTGGAGACCCGCGGAGACCCCGCACGGCGACAGGCCCAGCTCGAGGACGCGGGGACTCGACACCATCGACAGGTCGCGGGGGATCACCGGGTCGTCGCACTCCGAGGCCGCCACGAGGTGCTCCCCGAAGCCCAGGGCCGCGGCCATGCCCGAGAGGAACTCGTGACGGTTCACTCGATCAGCTCCCGCCACCTGCACGGCGCCCCGGAGGCGCTCCCGTATCACCAGGCGGATCGCCTCGCCCAGATCGTCAAGGAGGGTCGGCGTGTTGAACACGTCGGCGTACGCCGCGATCTGCTCGCCTTTCCGAAGCGTGTCGAGAACCCAGGCGACGAGGTTCCGCCGCGGCCCCGGCGCCCCATACACCCCACCGGTTCGGCAGATCGCCGCATCCACGTCCCGCTCGAGGATCAGGTCCTCGCTCAACTTCTTGCTCGCGCCGTAGACCGTCGTCGCCTCACGGGCATCCCCATCGCGGTAGCCCCCTCTGTCGCCTTTGAAGACGTAGTCCGACGAGACGTACACGAGGAACGCCCCGTATGCGGCGCACATCTCCACGATGTTCCGGGTCCCCAGGACGTTCACGCGCACCGTCTCCTCCACCTGGCGCTCGCACGCATGGACGTCCTTCATGGCCGCGAGGTGCACGACGACGGTGGGCTCGTGCGCGGC
Encoded here:
- a CDS encoding SPASM domain-containing protein; its protein translation is MDLSKLRKWLVVDYLRRQGWMNENLTLRKALEMGSASFQFLAKREILRSYPLILKVDISPRCHMACTICVHAKPRGDGGPLDQQRLRGRMSRGQFEGIVNEARERALAISMYYMGDPYAHSEVDSFCRLAFDARVNVHLSTSFSFPFSDQRIAHIAESGVTHLTICIDGATQELYGVSRVGGRLDWVLSNLRRLAEYRNRHDLRYPKIEIQCLSFPHNRHQVQAVRCMTRELGADDFFTYEGYKDNWADRVVSEYVIHGPKVTRPIPRCYWPYVLMLIKYNGDVIPCCVHRIGEQYTERRTEHILGNVFESGVRGVWNNGAYQAIRRVVSNPGHASQTGELEASFCHGCSAVNRTNQGEYIDRKEAENYPAFSLGCGLSTLTSFRSTCSNPYRPHVSDIRHLLAGAVVLF
- a CDS encoding class I SAM-dependent methyltransferase, with protein sequence MTATSQTSPSAARIRRHFSEYAGSFDKLYDGKRLKRILRRSLWQRQQVTLDLVRSFEAPSVLDVGCGSGRIAEDILEHGASRYVGIDFSAPMLELARDRLRRFGARVELLEGDYRLIEVDERFDVVVALGLFDYLPDAATVARRMHGHCQGALVATFPRWTWTRGPYRAIRYGLFCDCPIFNYTRAGIESMLGQSGFRRVSFKVANYVLVVVAEPFG
- a CDS encoding glycosyltransferase family 4 protein, producing the protein MQLCGLDYGFRMHLLPLVRWCMQAGFEVCCCGPRGSFHRDVIARGHRYIEVPFTRNMDLMNHLRCLRRLIGVLREERIDILHTHSLIGGVLGRVAARRAGVPLSIYTAHGFRFHPGQNPLARQFYVACERLGSRYTDFLFTQNKEDREAAVRFGLAPAHRIRVIGNGVEVRRFQRDTIPPVALDRVREELSIPEGATVITTIVRPTREKGAVQFIKMANRVAELRADTCFLAVLAPIENERHSIRETLVRQPHTPNLRILGYRTDVPTLLALTDIYVQASQYEGLARALMEAMVSGATPVVSDVRGNREMVTHGETGLLAPYGDIDAFVGALVHLVDDSVRRVRIGQRARGFALKHYDENAMLGEQVRVIRELAVERFGARAERSLSEV
- a CDS encoding radical SAM protein produces the protein MKDVVYTKLNNTLARLLKTPPYLILFVTDTCWMQCRHCWFNEQWKETHLQSSQMTFDEYERLADSIDRIAFLSLTGGEAFTRPDIVEIAHMLARKTHLHRYQIPTSGWRTDVVVRRTQQMLTLNRDIPLRVDVSLDGTRATHETVREKRGAFDAAVETITSLNRLKEHYNYLDVGVITTISSYNQDEVAEIAEIVRRVHPQGEWMINLTRGHPRDPKAADVDPSNYERAHRIIEQRILDRDLQGHSGHRTASWLTAKNATRRKVIIDTVRGQGGGGGACAAGSLGAVIYSDGQVRPCELLEDTFGNVRDYNYDVGQLWCSARADEIRRHIQTTHCLCTQECFLSVSLLIRPQHWPDIVRQRIRVGRARGASPAMTGARA
- a CDS encoding WecB/TagA/CpsF family glycosyltransferase, with protein sequence MISDTFHAVAQWMITRAQHPSSTPTIICHVNVNNYYHFVRSPGLLNALTHHADLILDGIGMKFGAFLLGKGWRADLNGTDLFPMLMRRAVTARVPIYLLGATETVVRDAAWRVQTMFPGIRLAGFRSGYFDIAREPEIVADINRSGAGIVLVGRGCPLQEQFAIRQRTALTVPMLWMVGGLLDFVSQRKPRAFPLLRRLRLEWLFRFGLEPRDKWLRNIVAAPWFLWHVLSLRRQERERRHASSRENRRCGRAAGASDGKIPLLITMDLELAYDHDRRQQHAALERLIRDCDESGIPLTVFSTADAGDEFSEEIRSLLRADHEVGCHGVAHDVGEDFGEMPATVAERLIGEATLRLYQNTGQWPRCFRGPRMTTSATTQAALVRHGYAADFSVCPQRLDSLRFRGGTLHRLLAPRQPYRPSIDSPFHRGDAQLHVVPLSTIGLPFVSGVLYLFGLRLMKTFFRLLVWEARRRGTAIVYLFHSYEFSQRTAPGASGWCDGGRRGGRHRWHHRLYEQDREYRYATNLGLLRYMCAYEGVMPTTGARLVARLEEERCT
- a CDS encoding class I SAM-dependent methyltransferase; the protein is MNGPPESVRYGKPIDYSRLKPRVMADVRATIERIRALAEHFRPRAVRELDACPLCDAKDIHPYVHVFGYPYYRCERCSLVFLQRRLSPEALIAYWREGSTSDTYADPETYRYRREQVARPKVDFVLGQWSGARGRWLDLGAGIGDTVSLVSEHGWQGVGLEVSATCRAFARDVLGVDLLDQPIQEHARVVEPGHYDVVSAIGYLEHVDRPAEEIGLAARVLRAGGLFLMFNPNWQSLSMALAQKNPDNLYRFIHPPASTHVYSEATHEFICREFGFRMRAQWFFGMDAFELLNQLVSLGRLEPDSAEYRALHSSISEIQLAIDRMRTCDYIHVLLEKR